A window from Crocosphaera sp. UHCC 0190 encodes these proteins:
- a CDS encoding peptidylprolyl isomerase, with product MVQAKLGDTVKVNYTGKLEDGTVFDSSVDRDPLEFAVGEGQVIAGFEEAVVGMNLGDAKTVTIPSDQAYGPYHEELVMIVEEQQMPPELVIEVGQQLQMRHPSGQVIPVVITNVSDAQVTLDANHPLAGEDLTFEIELVEIQ from the coding sequence ATGGTACAAGCCAAACTCGGCGATACAGTCAAGGTAAACTATACGGGTAAGTTGGAAGACGGGACAGTGTTTGATTCTTCGGTTGATCGTGATCCCTTAGAATTCGCTGTGGGAGAAGGCCAGGTGATTGCTGGTTTTGAGGAAGCAGTGGTGGGAATGAATCTAGGAGATGCCAAAACTGTGACCATACCCTCTGATCAAGCTTATGGCCCTTATCATGAAGAATTAGTGATGATTGTTGAAGAACAACAAATGCCACCAGAATTAGTTATAGAAGTCGGCCAGCAATTACAAATGCGTCATCCCAGTGGTCAAGTGATTCCTGTGGTGATTACCAATGTTTCTGATGCTCAAGTCACTTTGGATGCAAATCATCCCTTAGCGGGAGAGGATTTAACCTTTGAAATTGAATTGGTCGAAATTCAATAA